The proteins below are encoded in one region of Aquisphaera giovannonii:
- the kdsA gene encoding 3-deoxy-8-phosphooctulonate synthase: MVDSIPNPVAIGEVRIGKGRPLALIAGPCVMEPNDLTMRIAVRLREICGRLGVPLIFKASYDKANRTSVSSYRGPGLAGGMEVFRRVKAETGLPVTTDVHETQQAAPIAEVVDLLQVPAFLARQTDLLEAVAATGRPVNVKKGQFMAPWDMANVVTKLIAFGAAGAILTERGTTFGYGRLVNDFRAIPQMQETGAPVVFDATHSVQLPGAGAGGTTTAGQREMIPTLARAAVAAGCDALFVEVHPDPDRALSDGPNSLRLDDLEPLLAVCLRIREAVGG; encoded by the coding sequence GTGGTCGATTCGATCCCCAATCCCGTCGCCATCGGGGAAGTCCGGATTGGCAAGGGGCGGCCGCTGGCCCTCATCGCCGGCCCCTGCGTGATGGAGCCGAACGACCTGACGATGCGGATCGCCGTGCGGCTCCGGGAGATCTGCGGGCGGCTGGGCGTGCCGCTGATCTTCAAGGCCTCGTACGACAAGGCCAACCGGACCTCGGTGAGCAGCTACCGCGGCCCGGGGCTGGCCGGGGGCATGGAGGTCTTCCGCCGCGTGAAGGCCGAGACCGGCCTGCCCGTCACGACCGATGTCCATGAGACGCAACAGGCTGCGCCGATCGCCGAGGTCGTGGACCTGCTCCAGGTGCCGGCGTTCCTCGCCCGCCAGACCGACCTGCTGGAGGCCGTCGCCGCGACCGGGCGGCCGGTGAACGTGAAGAAGGGGCAGTTCATGGCCCCCTGGGACATGGCCAACGTCGTGACCAAGCTGATCGCCTTCGGGGCCGCCGGGGCGATCCTCACGGAGCGCGGGACGACCTTCGGCTACGGCCGCCTGGTCAACGACTTCCGCGCGATCCCCCAGATGCAGGAGACCGGCGCCCCGGTCGTCTTCGACGCCACGCACTCGGTCCAGCTCCCCGGCGCGGGGGCCGGCGGGACGACGACGGCCGGCCAGCGAGAGATGATCCCCACGCTCGCCCGCGCCGCGGTCGCCGCCGGCTGCGACGCCCTCTTCGTGGAGGTCCACCCGGACCCCGACCGGGCCCTCTCCGACGGCCCGAACTCCTTGCGGCTGGACGACCTGGAGCCGCTGCTGGCGGTCTGCCTGCGGATCCGCGAGGCCGTCGGCGGGTGA